One segment of Metallosphaera cuprina Ar-4 DNA contains the following:
- a CDS encoding 3-hydroxypropionyl-CoA dehydratase: protein MEYETLETKKEGNLFWITLNRPDKLNALNSKLLEELNRAVSEGESDPEVRVIIITGKGKAFCAGADITQFNQLSPTDAWRFSKRGREVMDKIESLSKPTIAMINGYALGGGLELALSCDIRIAAEEAQLGLPEINLGIYPGYGGTQRLTRIVGKGRALEIMMTGDRLSGKDAERYGLVNRVTPLSNLEQETRKLAEKIARKSPVSLALIKEVVNKGLDSPLASGLSLESIGWGVIFSTEDKKEGVNAFLEKREPNFKGK, encoded by the coding sequence TGGATTACTTTAAATAGACCTGACAAATTAAACGCATTAAACTCTAAACTTTTAGAGGAGTTAAATAGGGCAGTCTCAGAGGGTGAAAGCGACCCCGAGGTAAGAGTTATCATAATTACCGGTAAGGGAAAGGCGTTCTGTGCTGGAGCTGACATCACCCAGTTTAACCAGTTATCTCCGACCGATGCTTGGAGATTCTCTAAGAGAGGTAGAGAGGTAATGGATAAAATAGAGTCTCTTAGTAAGCCTACCATCGCGATGATAAACGGTTATGCGCTAGGGGGAGGACTAGAGTTGGCCTTATCATGTGACATAAGGATCGCAGCAGAGGAGGCTCAATTGGGTTTGCCTGAAATAAACCTAGGAATATATCCAGGATATGGGGGAACTCAGAGACTAACTAGGATAGTAGGAAAGGGAAGAGCCTTGGAGATTATGATGACCGGTGATAGACTTAGTGGTAAGGACGCGGAGAGATATGGGTTAGTAAATAGGGTGACTCCATTGTCAAATTTGGAGCAAGAGACCAGGAAGTTAGCGGAAAAGATAGCTAGGAAGTCTCCGGTGTCATTAGCCCTAATTAAAGAGGTTGTGAATAAGGGTTTAGACTCGCCTCTAGCTTCTGGCCTCTCTTTAGAAAGTATAGGTTGGGGAGTGATATTCTCAACAGAGGACAAAAAGGAGGGCGTCAACGCCTTCCTAGAGAAAAGGGAGCCTAACTTTAAAGGCAAATAA